The nucleotide sequence GGTCTTGTGGAAACACTCGGCGATGGTCGTCGGCGCGAGGACGAACCGCGGCACCTCGCCGTGGCCGCCGTAGAGCATCGCGTTCAGGTCGCCCTGCTCCTGTTTGGTCGGCATCCCGGTCGAGGGTCCCGAGCGCATCACGTTACAGATGACCAGCGGCGTCTCGCTGGTGGCGACCAGGCCGAACGTCTCGGCCATGAGGTCGATTCCGGGCCCGGAGGTGGCAGTCATCGAACGGGCGCCGGCGCGCGCGGCGCCGAGGGCCATGTTGATGGCCGAGAGTTCGTCCTCGGCCTGGACGACGTGGCCGCCGTACTGTTCGATCCGTCCGGTGAGGTACTCCATCACGTCCGTCGCGGGGGTGATCGGATAGCCGGCGTAGAACCGACAGCCGGCGGCGATGGCACCCATCCCGATGGCCTCGTCGCCGTTCAGGAGGACGTAGTTCTCGTCGGTGCACTCCAGTTCGAACCCGAACGCCTCGTCGTAGTTCTCGAGGACGTACTCCCGGCCCTTTCGGGCGGCGGCCTTGTTGTTCTCGACGATGGCGGCCCCCTTGTCGCCGAACCGCTTCTCGAGGGCGCTGTCGAGGTTCTCGATCGGGAACTCACTCACTGCGCACGCGGCCCCGAGCGCGACGACGTTCCGCATGATCGCGCCGCCGGCCTCCTCGGCGAGGGCCTGCAGCGGCACGTCCAGGCCGATCATCCCCTCGGGGATCTCGACGTCCTCCATCGTCGTCCGGTCCCCGTCGTAGATGATGACGCTGCCCTCGTGGAGTTCGTCGAGGTTCTCGTCGATCGTCCGCTGGGTGAGCGCGATGAGTACGTCCAGACGGTCGACGACGCTCTGAACCTGGTCTACGGACGTGCGGACCTTGTACGCCGTGTACCCGCCCCGGATGCGGGACGCGAAGTCCTTGGAGGTGAACACGTGCCGACCGGCCCTCGAGAGCGCCTGGGCGAAGATTTTCCCGGTGGAGTCGATGCCGTCACCCGCTTCTCCACCGATCGCCCAGTTGAAGTCCGCAGGCATGCTGTGTGGGACGTATCCCCGGATCGGTCAAAAGCCTTCTGAATGGTTCGGGTTCCCGCAATACCAGCCGCGCGCGGGCCGATGCGTCCGCGTTCTCGGCGCCGAACCGACCGCCGGGGCCGGCGTCCACACTGACGCCGGACGCTATGGCGTAGGTTTATCACGAATGATTGGAAAGTCTATTCTGACATATGTCCGAGGAAGACATCGAACTGGAGGCGAGGCTCGAAGAGCAGGCGACGTTCGAGCCCTCGGATTCGTTCGTCGAGCAGGCGAACGTATCGGATCCCAGTGTATACGAGGAGTTCGACGAGAACTGGCCGAACTGTTGGCAGGCGGCGGCCGAACTCCTCGACTGGGACGAGGAGTACGATCAGGTGCTCGACGACTCGAACCCGCCCTTCTACGAGTGGTTCACCGACGGCACGCTGAACGCGTCGACCAACTGTCTCGACCGCCACCTCGACGAGCGCGGCGACGAACCGGCCATCGAGTGGGTCGGCGAACCCGTCGACGAGGACGACCGGACGTTCACCTACGCGGAGCTCCACCGCGAGGTCAACGAGTGTGCGGCGGCGCTTCGGGACCTCGGCGTCGGCGAGGACGACGTCGTGACGATGTACATGCCGATGATCCCCGAGCTCCCCATCGCCATGCTGGCGTGTGCGCGGATCGGCGCGCCCCACAGTGTGGTGTTCGCGGGCTTCTCGGCGGATGCGCTGGCGACCCGGATGAACGCCGCGGACTCGGAGTACTTGATCACCTGCGACGGGTACTATCGCCGTGGCGACCCCCTCGATCACCTCTCGAAGGCCAACGAGGGCCTCGCGGGCGTCGACCACGAAGTGTCCGACGTGGTCGTGGCCGAGCGGCTCCGCGACGGCGACGGCTTCGGCCACGGCCTGGCGGCCAACCAGCACACCTACGACGGCCTCGTCGCCGACCACGAGGGGGCGACCGTCGACCCCGTCAAGCGGGACGCCGAGGACATGCTGTTCCTGATGTACACTTCGGGGACGACGGGCCAGCCGAAGGGGGTCAAACACACCACCGGTGGCTACCTCGCGTGGACCGCCTGGACTTCGCAGGCGGTGCTCGACATCAAGCCCGAGGACACCTACTTCTGTTCGGCCGACATCGGCTGGATCACCGGCCACTCCTACATCGTCTACGGCCCGCTCGCGCTCGGGACGACGACGATGATGTACGAGGGGACGCCGGACCACCCCGATCGGGACCGCCTCTGGGAGATCGTCGAGGAGTACGAGGCCACCCAGCTCTACACCGCACCCACCGCCATCCGCGCGTTCATGAAGTGGGGCGGGGAGTACCCCGACCGACACGACCTCTCCAGCCTCCGGCTGCTGGGCACCGTCGGCGAGCCCATCAACCCGCGGGCCTGGAAGTGGTACTACAAACACATCGGGAACGAGGAGTGTCCCATCGTGGACACCTGGTGGCAGACCGAGACGGGCGGCATGATGGTCACCACCCTCCCGGGCGTCAAGACGATGAAGCCCGGCTCCGCCGGGCCGCCCCTCCCGGGCGTCGACGCCCAGGTCGTCGACACGAACGGCGATCCGGTCGAAGCCGGGCGCGCCGGCTACCTCACCGTTCGGAAGCCGTGGCCCGGGATGCTCCGAACGCTGTACAAGAACGACGAGCGGTACATCGAGGAGTACTGGGCCGAGTACTCCGACACCGACAGCTCGGACCCCGAGGACTGGGTGTACTTCCCGGAGGACGGCGCCAAACTCGACGAGGACGGCTACATCACCGTCCTCGGTCGCGTCGACGACGTGCTCAACGTCTCGGGCCACCGCCTCGGGACCATGGAGATCGAGTCCGCCATCGTCGGCGTCGAGGGCGTCGCCGAGGCCGCGGTCGTCGGCGGCGACCACGAGGTGAAAGGCGAGGCCGTCTACGCCTACGTCATCACCGAGGACGGGTACGAGGAGGACGACGCGCTCCGCGACCGCATCGTCCAGGCCGTCGAGGACGCCATCGGCCCCATCGCCCGCCCCGAGCGCGTGGTCTTCTCGCCGGACCTGCCCAAAACCCGGTCGGGCAAGATCATGCGCCGTCTGCTGGAGGATATCGCCAACGAGGCCGAACTGGGCGACACCTCGACGCTCCGTAACCCCGACATCGTCGAGGACATCCAAGGCAAGATCAGCGGCGACTGATCGGTCGTCGCGACCGGTCGATCCCGCTCCGAGGCCCCCGCTTACCCCGCGTTTCGTCGCGACTCCCGCCAGATCGTCGCCAGTTCGTACACGAAGACCCCGGCGACCAGCGCCAGCGATCCCCAGATCAGGACCGCGAAGCCGAGCGCGGAGAGGGTCACCGTCGCTCACCCCCCGAGCCGTCGGTCGCCTCGTCGTCGAGGCGTCGGATCGTCCGGTCGAGCCGGTCGAGGTCGAACCGCTCGTCGCCGACGCGAGCGGCCACGACGGTCAGGGCCGTCGAAAGGGCGGCGGCGCCGATAAAGGAGCGGAAGTAGGTGGCCGCCGGCAGCCCGGAGAGCGGCAGGACACCGCGGGCGGGCGGGAAGAGGGCCAGTCCGACGACGAGGGCAACCAGACTCGCCGTCAGGGCGCCGGCGGACGTTGCACGCCGCGAGAAGAGGCCGTGCAGGAGCGGGATGAAGGTGGCCGCCGCGAGCAGGTCGGCGAGGAGAAAGAGCGTGAGCACGGAGTAGCCCTGCGCGCCGACGACCGTCGCGGCCGCGGCGACGACGACGGTCACGCCGCGGGCGGTCGCGGTGAGGCGGTCCCCCGAGAGGTCGAGGAGCCGCGGAAGATCCGCGGTGACGACGCTCGCGATGGCGTTGAACAGCGTGTCGGCGCTGGAGACCACGAGCAGGACGGCCAGGACGGCGACGGCGACGACGGCCGCGTCGGGGAGCACCTCGGTCACGACGAGGAAAAAGGAGACGCTGGCGTCCCCTGGCGCCTCGACGAGGCCGAGGCCGACGGCGATGGGGCCGAACACGCCCGCCAGGAGGACCATCGGGACGACGGCGACGGCGGCGACGAGGAAGGACCGACGGAGCGTCCCCTCGTCGCTCGCGGCGTAGACCCGCTGCCACCACGCCTGGTTCAGCATCTCGGCGCCGACGACGGCGACGACGACGTAGGCCCCGAACTCCAGGCCGGTGGCCGACCCGACGGTCAGGAGTTCGGGCGCGCTGTCGACGACGGCGGCGTGGGCGGCGTCGGTCCCACCCAGCGCGAGCACCGTGACGACGACGCTCACCATCAGGAGCGGGAGGATGAGCACGGTCTGGACGGTGTCGGTGACGATGCTCGCACGGAGGCCGCCGTAGCCGGTGTACGCGAGGACGGTGACGCCGACGACGGTCGCGGTCTGCCAGCCGGGCACCCCCGCGACGAGCGAGAGCGCGCTCGCGATGCCGGTGAACTCCGCGGCGAGGAAGACGAACATGTAGGCGACGCTGACGACGAGGACGTACGCGTACATCGCCGTCCCGTAGCGGGCGTAGGCGTACTCGGTGAGGCTGTGGCCGCGGGGGAGGAGTTGCCGGATGCGGGGGCCGACGACGGCGAAGGCGGCGAGCGCGAGCGCCGACCCGGCCGCGTAGCCGGCGACGGCCGTGATTCCGCCGAAGGCCGCGCCGGCCTCCGCGGGACTGAACAGGATCCACGCCCCCATGCTCGAGGCGACGAGCGTCGCGGTCAGCGTCCCGCCGCCGGCCGAGTTCCGGGCGGTGAGGTAGTCCTCGACGGTCTCGATGCGCCCCCGGGCGTACCACGCGCCGAACGCCGCGAAGGCGAGCAGGACGACGGTCAGCAGTCCGAGCAGCGCCGTCGTGGTCACCACGGTGATTCCTCCGTTCGCGTCGGTCGTGCCATACTCCCGGCTGGACGGCCGACGAAATAATACTTTGTGATATAACCGGGTAATCGCCGCTAGAGGTAGCTGGCGTCCCACCGGGTCGGCTTGCGTCGGTTCTCGCAGTCGTTACAGACGACACGGCCCATCGTGTCCATCGAGACGGCGAAGCTATCGCAGTTGCCACAGAGGTAGCCGTACCGCTCCGAGCGGTCCCGGTCGAGGTACACCGAGTAGAACGGGCCGTCGGCACCGCGGACGCTCTCCTCGAGGGCGACGTACACCTGCCGGCCGTCGGGGAGCGTCGCCGCCTCGGAGAGCACCTGTCGGCCGCCGGCACCCGGGAACTTGGAGTAGAGCATCTCGACGAACGGCTCGCCGCCGATCTCGACGGTCCGTTCGCCGATCCGCTCGAAGTCCTCGTTCTCGTAGAAGTCGGTCCCCGCCTCGTTGGCGGACAGCACGCGCCCCTCGATGCGGCCGACGCCGTGTTCGAGCAGGCGCTGTTCGAGCGTCTCCAGCAGCCGGTCGCCGATCCCGACGCCGCGGCTGTCGGGTTCGACGTGGAGCCAGTCGATCTCGCCGACGGTCTCGCGCCGTTCGACGACGTAACTCTGGGCGAACCCGACGAGCCGACCGTCGTCGTCCGCGACGAGGAACTCGGTGTCCGGATCGTCGAGGTCGTCGGTGAGCGTCCCCTCGTCGTACCACCGCTCGACGGCCTGTGCGATGATTTCGTCCTCCAGTGCGTGGCCGTACGACGCGGCGAGGGAGTGGTGTGCGACGGTTCTGATCCCTTCGATGTCCTCAGCCCGTGCCTCGCGAATGTCCATGTTGAAACTGTGTACGGTGACGCTCCTTAAAGTGTCTCGGTGAGCGTGACGGGAGTGTCGAGGAACGCCGGCCCGTCCTGTCGCCCTTTTGATGATGGCTCGGAACGATCACGCTCAGTTCGAGCACGGGTCGTCGGCGACGTCCGGCAGCGTCGTCACCTCGCGGTCGGGGTGTGCGCCGATGGCCTCCGGCGGGTCGCGCCGACGGTTCACCCACGTCGTCGCCATGCCCGCGTTGCCGGCGCCGGCGACGTCCCAGGCGTTCGAGGAGACGAGTCGACAGTCGTCGAGCGGTCGGTCGAGGGTCTCGGCGGCGTGTTCGTACACCGAAGGGTCGGGCTTGAAGGTCCGTACCCCGTGGGCGCTGACGATTCCGTCGAGGTGAGACCGAAGCCCAGCGTTCTCCGCGAGCCGTTCCAGCATCGCGGGGTTGCCGTTCGAGAGAACCACCACCTCGTGGCCGGCCGTCGACAGGCGGTCGAGGGTCTCCGCCGCTCCCGGGAACGGCTCCAGATGGTCGTACGTCTCGCGGATGCGTTCGCGGGTCGACGCGTCGGGATCGAGGTCGAACTGGGCCAGCGCGTACTCGAGCGCGTGGCCGGTGATCTCCCAGAACGGCTCGTAGTCGTCCATCTGTGCGCTCTGGTAGGAGTACTGGAGCTGTTTGCGGCGCCACACCTCGTCGACCGCCGCCACCAGCCGGTCCGCGACGTCGAGTTCCTCGCCCAGGCGGGCGCGCACGCTACTCGTATCACACAGGGTTCCGTACATGTCGAAGCAGATGCCGGCCATGTCCGGTGGATAGGGGCGATTCGCTTGTATTCGTTCCCCCGCTCGATGGTGCACGAAGACGAACGGATCGGCGTCGATCAGTGCCGCGTCGTCGACGACGGTATTGCCTCTTCGTGGCCGATTCGAATCCATACCGTCCCCGAGCCCGACATTTTATGACGATTGTATGATTGTATCGGACAGTGATGCCAGGGCCAGCCGACGACGACCGGATCCCGGAGGCGGTCGCCCCGCACACGTTGTCGGACTTCGGGTATGGCGACCTGGAGAAAGGGAAGCGGATTGGCACGGGGGGCGACGCGGACGTGTACCGTGCGACCCTCGACCAGGACGGCTATACGTACCCGATCGCAGTCAAGGAACCGCGATTCGAAGGTACGATTCGGAAGCGCGTCTTCCAGAGGTTCGAAACGGAGGCAGAGACGTGGGAAAGCCTAAACCACCACGAAAACGTCGTCTCCGTCTACACGTGGGGTGCGGAACCACTCCCGTGGCTCGCCCTGGAGTTCATGGACGGTGGGACGCTCGAAGCACAGCTCGGATCGATCGACGTCGCCGAGGCACTGTGGCTCTCCGGCCGTATCGCCGAGGGGATTCGATACGGCCATCGTCACGGTGTCGCCCACCTCGACATCAAACCCACGAACGTGCTGTTGCGGGATACGCCGGAGGGCAAGTGGGACTATCCGAAGGTCAGCGATTGGGGCTGGCCAAGATGCTACTGGACCACTCCAATAGCATCGAGGGAATCTCACCGACGTATGCCGCGCCGGAACAGTTCGACGCCGAGGAGTACGGAAGCCCCGACGATATCACCGACATCTACCAACTGGGGACGCTAGTGTACGCGTTGGTGGCGGGTGAGCCGCCGTTTTCCGGATCGTCGACGGCCGTCATGCAGGGTGTTCTACGGGAGGACCCGGACCCGCCGTCGACGGTCAATCCCGAGGTACCGGCGGCCGTCGACGAGGCCGTGCTGAAGGCGCTGGCAAAGGACAAAGCCGATCGGTACGACGGGGTCCTCACTTTCAGGAAGGAACTGGATCGGCTCTTTGCGGAACACGTCTCGGACGACGTGGTCGGCGGGAACCCCCCGACAGCGTCCCCGGCACCCGAACCGACGGATCGGACGACCGAGAGGGATGCCGAAACGGTGGCAGACAGCACCGAAACGGTTGCCACCGGCTCCCGGACTGGGTCGCGGTCAGCAGTCGACCAGGACGAGGGTTCGCCGGCCTCCGCTACACGACACGGGACGGGGTCGGACGGCGCTCCGCTGGTGTCGCGCCGATCCGTACTCGGCCTCCTGAGTGTGGGCGTGCTGGGAGGGGGTGGCGTGATGGTCACCCGAATCACCGGCGACGACGAACCCTCTTCGTCGGGGTCGGCCCCACTCGGGGGTAGCGGTGACGGTGGCGGCGGATCGGAGTATTCCGAACTCGGCAACTACCCCATCGAAGGCGACACAGCGACGTTCGGGTTCACCGTGCCCCAGTCCGGGCCCTACGCCGCTGAGGGGGAGGACGAACTCCGGGGGTACGAGCTCGCGGTCGATCACCTCAACAACGGCGGCGGCTGGGTCGACTCCCGGTTCGACGACCTCTCCGGTGACGGCGTCCTCGACTATCGGATCGATTCGGTGAGCGGAGACACGGAGACGGACGCCGACACCGCGCGCCAGTGGGCGGCGCGGATGATCCGGCGTGACGACGCGATCATGGTGAGCGGTGGCTCGTCCTCGGCGGTGACCATCGCGGTCCAGGACCTGTGCCAGCAGGAACGGACCGTGTTCATGGGGTGTCTGACCCACTCGAACTACACGACTGGACGGGACTGCTTGCGTTACGGCTTCCGCGAGATGTTCAACGTGCACATGACGGGACAGGCGCTGGCGCCGGTCCTCCGTGACGAGTACGGCGAGGGGCTGCAGTTCTACCAGCTCTACGCCGACTACAGCTGGGGACGGACCCAGCAGGAGTCGATGAACCAGTTCCTCTCCGAGACGGCCGGGTGGAAGCAGGTCGACTCGGTGGCGACGCCGCTCGGCACCAGCGACTACTCCTCGTACCTCTCGGAGGCATCGAACTCCGGGGCGGACGTCCTCGTGCTCAACCACTACGGACTGGACGGCGCGACGTCGGTCAGTCAGGCGGTCGACGCCGGTCTCGCCGAGGACATGGAACTCGTCGTCCCGTTATACAACCGGCCGATGGCCGAGGCCGCGGGTGCCGCCATCGAGGGCGTCTTCGGCACCGTCGCGTGGGACGCCCAGATCGACAACACGCCGTCCCAGGAGTTCCTCCAAGCGTTCCAGGACGAGTACGACCGCGTCCCCTCCGGCGTGGCACACCTCGCCTACGCCCAGACGCTCCAGTACGCGGCGGCCGTCGAGCGCGCCGGCACCTTCTACCCGCCCGAGGTCATCCGCCAACTCGAGGACTACGAGTACGACAACATCGGCATGGGCTCCGAGACGATGCGCGCGTGCGACCACCAGGCCCAGCGTGCCGTTCCGGTCGTCCGCGGCCTCCCGGAGTCCGAACAGCGGACGGGGCAGTACTACGAGCTCATCGACCTGACCAGCCGCGACGAACTCGGCTACGGCTGTGACGAAGGCCCGGCCGCGGAGTGCGAACTCGGCGAGTACGGCGACGAGTAGTCGTCGCGCTGTCCCCCGTCGAACACGACCGACCGATACGCAACACAACGCCGGTCACTAGACGGGTCGGGCCCGACGCCGGGGAATCCTGGAGTTTCACATCGAATCTAGGACGCCGCGTGACGGTCGTGACCGGCGGGGAGTCGCCGCCAGATGCGTCTAGTCGTCGGTGTCGCCGGCCACCATCACCGGCCGGTCGGCGTTCAGAATCACCGACTGCGTGACGCTCCCGAACAGCGCCTTGCCCGTCGGCGACCGCTTCCGTCCGGCGACGACGATCAGGTTCGCGTCCTCGCTTTCCGCCACGTCGAGGATCTGCTCGGCGGGGTCGCCGCTGGACTCGGTCACCGTCACCTCGACTCCTTCCCCTTCGAGATACTCGGTCGCCTCGCGGACGGACCCGATCTGGGGGGCCGAGGCCCCGGTCGGGTTGTCCGTGAAGCTGTGGATGATGGTGACCCGGGCGTCCGAGCCGGCACCCGGCAGGTCGGCGACGGCCTGCGCACACGCGATCGCCCGCTCCTCGTTGTCGTCGACACCCATAACGGCGTGGTACATATTCGGTCTTGGAGCGGCCAGGTCCTAAGTGTCTTCCCTCGAATCCGCCTGCCGGGAAACGTAGGCGACGAGCGCGAGCGGGAGGCCGAGTGCGACCGCCACGGTCACGACGCCGTACACCGCGAAGCCGGCGCCGTTCGGCGGGAGCGGAACGAGAAAGAAGAGTCGGGGCGGTTCGCCCATGTCGACGACCTCGCCGAGGACGACCCCGAGGGCGCCGGCTATCGCCACGATGACGACGTAGAGGTACAACACGAACCGGCGGCCGTTCAGGGGCGTCTGCGTCCCGGACACGATCCAGGCTAAGGGAACCGGCCGATTAGCGCTTTCCCTTCGGACCGATGGTCATTTGCCCGCACGCACCGTTGGACCCCGTATGAGCAACACGGACCTCCTCGGGATCGTCCTCGGTTCGGTCGCACTCCTGATGTTCGTCACCGGAATCCTGCTTGCGACCTGACGGAGAACGGCGCCGTCCTTACTCCTCGGTGCCGCCGTCGGCGACGACCTCCTCGTCGCCGCCGTCCGCGATGGCCGTCTCCTGTTTGTCCTCGAACCACTGCCACTCGTTGGTGTACATGCCGTCGTCGCGGAGGTTCCACGGGTCGCCGTCCTGCACCTTGGGACCCTCGAGCCACGAGACGACGAAGTTGTACGTCCAGACGAGGCCGCCGACGAACATCAGCACCGCCCCGAGCGTGGCGAGTTGGTGGAAGGTGGCGAACTGGGGGAGGTACGTGGCGTACCGGCGCGGCATTCCGCCGTAGCCCAGCACGATCATGGCGAGGAAGGTGATGTTCGAGCCGATCATCCACGTCCAGAAGTGGATCTTCCCGAGCCGGCGCTGGTACATCCGACCGGTGAACATCGGGAACCAGTAGTAGAGCCCGGCGAAGCCGGCGAAGGCGATGGCGCCCATGACGACGTAGTGGAAGTGACCGACGACGTAGTAGGTGTCGTGAAGCACCAGGTCGAC is from Haloplanus salinarum and encodes:
- a CDS encoding sodium:solute symporter family transporter, translating into MVTTTALLGLLTVVLLAFAAFGAWYARGRIETVEDYLTARNSAGGGTLTATLVASSMGAWILFSPAEAGAAFGGITAVAGYAAGSALALAAFAVVGPRIRQLLPRGHSLTEYAYARYGTAMYAYVLVVSVAYMFVFLAAEFTGIASALSLVAGVPGWQTATVVGVTVLAYTGYGGLRASIVTDTVQTVLILPLLMVSVVVTVLALGGTDAAHAAVVDSAPELLTVGSATGLEFGAYVVVAVVGAEMLNQAWWQRVYAASDEGTLRRSFLVAAVAVVPMVLLAGVFGPIAVGLGLVEAPGDASVSFFLVVTEVLPDAAVVAVAVLAVLLVVSSADTLFNAIASVVTADLPRLLDLSGDRLTATARGVTVVVAAAATVVGAQGYSVLTLFLLADLLAAATFIPLLHGLFSRRATSAGALTASLVALVVGLALFPPARGVLPLSGLPAATYFRSFIGAAALSTALTVVAARVGDERFDLDRLDRTIRRLDDEATDGSGGERR
- a CDS encoding haloacid dehalogenase type II, which encodes MAGICFDMYGTLCDTSSVRARLGEELDVADRLVAAVDEVWRRKQLQYSYQSAQMDDYEPFWEITGHALEYALAQFDLDPDASTRERIRETYDHLEPFPGAAETLDRLSTAGHEVVVLSNGNPAMLERLAENAGLRSHLDGIVSAHGVRTFKPDPSVYEHAAETLDRPLDDCRLVSSNAWDVAGAGNAGMATTWVNRRRDPPEAIGAHPDREVTTLPDVADDPCSN
- a CDS encoding universal stress protein, producing the protein MYHAVMGVDDNEERAIACAQAVADLPGAGSDARVTIIHSFTDNPTGASAPQIGSVREATEYLEGEGVEVTVTESSGDPAEQILDVAESEDANLIVVAGRKRSPTGKALFGSVTQSVILNADRPVMVAGDTDD
- a CDS encoding GNAT family N-acetyltransferase, coding for MDIREARAEDIEGIRTVAHHSLAASYGHALEDEIIAQAVERWYDEGTLTDDLDDPDTEFLVADDDGRLVGFAQSYVVERRETVGEIDWLHVEPDSRGVGIGDRLLETLEQRLLEHGVGRIEGRVLSANEAGTDFYENEDFERIGERTVEIGGEPFVEMLYSKFPGAGGRQVLSEAATLPDGRQVYVALEESVRGADGPFYSVYLDRDRSERYGYLCGNCDSFAVSMDTMGRVVCNDCENRRKPTRWDASYL
- a CDS encoding substrate-binding protein; translation: MVTRITGDDEPSSSGSAPLGGSGDGGGGSEYSELGNYPIEGDTATFGFTVPQSGPYAAEGEDELRGYELAVDHLNNGGGWVDSRFDDLSGDGVLDYRIDSVSGDTETDADTARQWAARMIRRDDAIMVSGGSSSAVTIAVQDLCQQERTVFMGCLTHSNYTTGRDCLRYGFREMFNVHMTGQALAPVLRDEYGEGLQFYQLYADYSWGRTQQESMNQFLSETAGWKQVDSVATPLGTSDYSSYLSEASNSGADVLVLNHYGLDGATSVSQAVDAGLAEDMELVVPLYNRPMAEAAGAAIEGVFGTVAWDAQIDNTPSQEFLQAFQDEYDRVPSGVAHLAYAQTLQYAAAVERAGTFYPPEVIRQLEDYEYDNIGMGSETMRACDHQAQRAVPVVRGLPESEQRTGQYYELIDLTSRDELGYGCDEGPAAECELGEYGDE
- the acs gene encoding acetate--CoA ligase, with translation MSEEDIELEARLEEQATFEPSDSFVEQANVSDPSVYEEFDENWPNCWQAAAELLDWDEEYDQVLDDSNPPFYEWFTDGTLNASTNCLDRHLDERGDEPAIEWVGEPVDEDDRTFTYAELHREVNECAAALRDLGVGEDDVVTMYMPMIPELPIAMLACARIGAPHSVVFAGFSADALATRMNAADSEYLITCDGYYRRGDPLDHLSKANEGLAGVDHEVSDVVVAERLRDGDGFGHGLAANQHTYDGLVADHEGATVDPVKRDAEDMLFLMYTSGTTGQPKGVKHTTGGYLAWTAWTSQAVLDIKPEDTYFCSADIGWITGHSYIVYGPLALGTTTMMYEGTPDHPDRDRLWEIVEEYEATQLYTAPTAIRAFMKWGGEYPDRHDLSSLRLLGTVGEPINPRAWKWYYKHIGNEECPIVDTWWQTETGGMMVTTLPGVKTMKPGSAGPPLPGVDAQVVDTNGDPVEAGRAGYLTVRKPWPGMLRTLYKNDERYIEEYWAEYSDTDSSDPEDWVYFPEDGAKLDEDGYITVLGRVDDVLNVSGHRLGTMEIESAIVGVEGVAEAAVVGGDHEVKGEAVYAYVITEDGYEEDDALRDRIVQAVEDAIGPIARPERVVFSPDLPKTRSGKIMRRLLEDIANEAELGDTSTLRNPDIVEDIQGKISGD
- a CDS encoding 2-oxoacid:acceptor oxidoreductase subunit alpha; this translates as MPADFNWAIGGEAGDGIDSTGKIFAQALSRAGRHVFTSKDFASRIRGGYTAYKVRTSVDQVQSVVDRLDVLIALTQRTIDENLDELHEGSVIIYDGDRTTMEDVEIPEGMIGLDVPLQALAEEAGGAIMRNVVALGAACAVSEFPIENLDSALEKRFGDKGAAIVENNKAAARKGREYVLENYDEAFGFELECTDENYVLLNGDEAIGMGAIAAGCRFYAGYPITPATDVMEYLTGRIEQYGGHVVQAEDELSAINMALGAARAGARSMTATSGPGIDLMAETFGLVATSETPLVICNVMRSGPSTGMPTKQEQGDLNAMLYGGHGEVPRFVLAPTTIAECFHKTVEAFNLAEKYQLPVYLTADLSLAVTEQTYPPEEFDMDAVEIERGKVVDEGTVGEWQDESGRFKPHALTEDGISPRAFPGTEGGVHMSTGLEHDELGRRTEDTDMRVRQVDKRTRKVETAREREPFEPREFGDPDADTLVLSWGSNEGALIEAKSFLDEEGIEARYLSVPYVFPRPDLTDAVDAAEETIVVECNATGQFADLIEHDTLTRVTRINKYDGVRFKADELAERIADVLATDEGAEEATA
- a CDS encoding DUF7520 family protein, which codes for MSGTQTPLNGRRFVLYLYVVIVAIAGALGVVLGEVVDMGEPPRLFFLVPLPPNGAGFAVYGVVTVAVALGLPLALVAYVSRQADSREDT
- a CDS encoding protein kinase domain-containing protein, producing MPGPADDDRIPEAVAPHTLSDFGYGDLEKGKRIGTGGDADVYRATLDQDGYTYPIAVKEPRFEGTIRKRVFQRFETEAETWESLNHHENVVSVYTWGAEPLPWLALEFMDGGTLEAQLGSIDVAEALWLSGRIAEGIRYGHRHGVAHLDIKPTNVLLRDTPEGKWDYPKVSDWGWPRCYWTTPIASRESHRRMPRRNSSTPRSTEAPTISPTSTNWGR